The DNA window atagaaaatgcgtagttttctacgcattaatgggtacttgattttatcagtgtatagctgtcagaaatcttaattgGTTATTGTTTGTTCCTTAGGACGTTTTGAATCAGCAGCCTAGAAATGCGATGTtttcgtgatgaaaacaaaCCAAGCTCCGCCTTTGGTGTGactttgcatctgtggttgtaaatgagctTGTCAGTCAGTAACTGAACAGTGTAatctgcaaacatttttgagttttggaatatttttcttCATTGAAGTCAGATTTCAAGTAAATATTGTACGCCACTACATTGCCGTCTCTCGCTaggatttaaaatttcaataaataatGCCAAAGTCTTGTGCGATTCCTGGATGCCACTCTAAGCATGATAGCACAGGTAAGACGCTGCTAGTCGGTGTAACTTGCACACCAATCCTTGCGCAATGGTGGCGGGATGCACCCTGGAATGTCTTCGGTAGTAGTTCTTCCTTGCAAGATACACATATTTGTGTAACACACTTCCGTGAGGATCAGTTGAAACGAAATGGTGAGGCACTGTTGGTAAAGGCTAACAGTGTGCCTTCCATAAATCTTCCTACCAACAAGATCGAACTGGGCTTGCCGGAAAGCAAACAAGGACCTCTCCCCGCAGATGGTTGCGATCCGTTGCAGGTACATTGCCGCTTTTGTGGAGTGAAGCAAAAATATCCGATTCAGAACCATCTgggagatttgatggaatcggAAGAATTGTTGCAACTCTGCCTAGGCAGTGGACGCTTTCTGGAAGGACTTCCAACTGGTGTTTGTAATAAATGCTTGCATATTGTCAAATCTACCACCAATTTTATCAAAGACTGCAAATTGGCACAGCATAAGTTGCAAAAAATGTTCTCTGAATCCTCGCAGCAAACCGTCGGTTTATTTATAAAAGGAGAAAATGAGATAGAAATTGATCACTGTTTTGAGATGTCCGATAGTGTATCATCAAACGAACTAGATGATTCCCACATAGACAATGAGACGACCCCGTTTTTGGAGGTTGAAGATGAaattcaaaacaacctggtaaATTACGACTTACCGGATCCGTTGGTGTTAGATCGTCGAGTACTGTCCGAACCCTGTCCGACCGAGGGTTTATACAAATGCTCCACATGTCAACGCTCGTTTAACAGAAAAAGGGCACTTGACGCACACAAGGAATCGATCCACGAAGGAAGAGTATTTTCCTGTAAAATTTGTGGTAAAACCATGGGTTGGCGAAAGACGTTGCAGCGACACATGAAAAGTCACGAGGAAAATTACTACAAACACAAATGCATAATTTGCCTTAAGTTATTTAGCCGTCCCAGTCACTTACGGTTGCATATGACGACACACAGCGGTGAGAAGGTTAGGTGTCCATTGTGTAGTTCTGGCTTTCGGTAAGTGACATTATGCATTTGGATTGCGTCATAAGACTtagtaataatttattttaggtGTAATTACAATCTGGGAGAAcacttgaaaaaaattcacaaGATGGATAGCATATCATCTAAAATCATGGTTCAACAAGTGAAGTCTCAGTCCTGCGGTTCAACAAGTCAAGTAGTCTAGGTTTGAGGATGTTCGCTGCATTCTAAGAAGCGGATTACAGGTGTCGGATCCGAACTAAAAGATAGCTAAATCAATTGCAGTTTTGGTATAACAGGATAACGATGCATCACAGAATAACCCCTAAGAAAATAATTTATAAATACCTTTCTCTGATACATGTTCAATGGCATCCAAAAATATGCTAATAATATACCTTTCCCATGACTTTTTGTATCATACATATGTAAGAACATTCCCAGATTTAcagcattttaattaattttatgtcTTATTCTGCATTGGGACGGATTGCTTTTCTGAACAGATGTGGTTTGCATTCTCATTATTTCCCAGTAGACGAAAAGATGGCTAAACGggttaaactagatgctggagctttgttctaggctacccgccgtaacttgccgttcactgtaaaagtagtgtgggatTCTATGGAATCATTTTAGTGCGATACTATGCGATTGCGGAGCCACCTATTAGCGAATAGAGTAATTTTCAAtatgtaactgtattagtgtgatCAACGATTTCGaaacagatctttcattaggacctaagtcgcaatgtacacaaatggagaaaaaatagtttcaatattcgactatgcttttctaaatgtagcgtttattgtaggtataaattactttatgaccatgtttcTCCTAAAGCATCCTTGGTTAAACCTTataacaatataacaaagaatttgatTCCTATATgtttttagtgggtagaaactaaaagaaTGCTTACGTTCAATTTGCATCCCaatcgtgatttcgccctttaGCAATCGCCATttgcaaaaacctgttttaatccacctagaggtgcaattgtgcctttctcatttctccaaactatgatttaatagctggttcgtacaatataacattatggaaatgtctttcattcttattacacttggtaagtatatataagagcacctttttgcattcatcgcggtatcggtttgaatcggagttttctatgtgatcgcactccacaacccgtaactccggagccggaagtcggatggagatggaatttaatatcagtttccggggacgcaacacctttcatttgagactaagttgatcaaattggtccagccatttttgagaaaccaatataaccgttattctgaatttggatgcttccggatccgtcgatggtggccagtgtggccaaagagaatttgaatgactgttggtgacctagcataagcataagcataagagatcgcccgtagttgctactccgttattgatcagaaccaaattaggttgcaaaatgttcattggaacaacatgcttgggaataacatgatgagccacattgtacaatctattctgatccctgcatgctgatcaataccgacgccggccacgtccgaatgcagatcttctgggaaaggaaggaatgttagtccgatacatgttgctactagagaccgaggaatcctctgcatctccacatgtagcACGGgatggggagagttgttagtaagtgtgccaatagcgttatcatgtaataattgctctaggcagccggctgccgagaatttgggaaatttatcatttgttgtattaatacgattagcaaaataagcatcttgaactccggatagccggctataaggagcactgcttatataatattcaatcacacaacgaattttttcgtggtttctatcgtgtcggtgctgattttacccggcgatcgtttgaataaaatgaggaatcttatgcagaaggttcatcagaatcttccacaggtatcgcggagttggtggtttggaagggaatagggtctaggattcgctccaagcaagcgatgcgacctgtatagcatagtttattaggtagtagttcagttagttttcgagaacacgatcgctcgaaaaataagatctaccgagagtatcctatgttttctaaacaaaagcaatttcacatccacacagccgatcgtgggagtattgcctagaaaagctaatcttatctgtgtaatgggccggatcactatttattgcgacattatttagactaatttcgctattccttctctacgatatattttttgggttacaaactaccgagtgataaaacgttatacagacagagttatgatagctctagatgttataaatcaacgaaaagatttcctatttctaatatcggattgtttgtgaaatgcacgtatacgaacgattatatcgaacattgaagggaaatacagaggatcgttaacctgatgcacgggcttgttaccaataacggaacttgaaattagattcattaaaacagacgcggcgaattttcaataggtattgacccgcgatcatcgacactagtcaaattaaagtcttattggcgctgatttccgaacaacttttacggcattgttttctcggctatatcgcatactctcattctgctactatcggcagaaggctgatagctcccagtcgtcgccggtctaaggaccaaatgtcatcaatagacttagactcgcgtggaggcatgcgaTAGAATAGAAAactaagcaatgaaaatgacagcaaaacacttattatTCGTGCTGACattactgaaggtaattgccaaccggtccccgatccctctcgcgaattgtcaatgctcaaaccttatacatgattaaagtcatcattccactcaaataaggccacGTGTTTTCCCAAAGCACATGGAATGCTCTGTgaatcagttcccccgttgataaaacaaaccctaaagaaacataaaaattagtttgctcagtccacagacaagtttgccgaccggcagatacgtgttcccttacagcgccatcacatcaacgaacacccaaaatttacatgcgacaaaatatctgcaatcccgaatataaaagactcaaaacctctactcttttgcaataaaataatacagtaaaaaaaaacagttgaatatccaaggcggctcatttttaaagatagcaccgccgatgaagCACTCAATAAAAAAGGTGACAAGGGATGCGGACGAAATTAGCTAagcaccgaccggctggtttgccacctatttttcgggcgaagaattttgggcgacacctggtagtcgctagtcgctggtgaaacgcaaattatttgaatgtcaatttttcttattgccatatgttttcacttttcggatcgaatttttttctccgaaaaaccatttttcaccattctcacaatgtacactgtgtttctagatgttttctgtacactttcattgtccttgcatcgggaatcgacggcccgtaatgcgaggaaaagatattttttcatttgccggaattcaattttcacaaacggtcaccactcgcgtctgtcgaaaatatgccgaaaaatgcttttataaaccACTTCACTCTGTATAATtgttaaattgcaccgttattaACACTTTTGACAACCGGGAGACAGTAAACTGTgccaaaaatgatgaaaattaaccgactcgaagggagctctacgagagtcaaccgctcgcgacgaagatacacactcgaatcAATTTGAATgcctgttggtgacctagatctacaaattcaacagttgtgcttacattttggaaaaaaatttcacctttttacattcatcgcagaattcgttagaatggggttttgctgcgtgatcgtacgtatcaccctgtaatttaggaaccagaactcggatccacacaaaattcaacagcagctgatggacctttcatttaaaattaagtttgtcaaaatcggttcagaaaattccgagagaccgatgtggacaaatcaacaaattttgttttgtaaccatactcttcaactcgtaatccggaacaagatgtcggttgaaaatgaaattcaatagcaacctatgggaatattatacctttcatttgaatcttagtttgtacaaatcggttcagccatctccgagaaaccgatgtgtacattttgttaacaaatccgcacatacacacacatacatacatacatacatacatgcatacatacacacacacatacacacatattttgcgatctcggcgaactgagtcgaatgttatatgagactcggccctccgagcctcggttagaaagtcggtttttggagcaattgcataacctttctatataagaaaggcaaaggaataatatttaattagcttaataagcatgagttcaatgttatcttcatgaaaggttggtggaatgggtttgaacgtgtagggaatggggggttagtagagtgggagtggaggatgcgtcagaaatccttcatcttatttcggtatacggggtggatgaaggaaatgcgggcgtgagggtggtccaagaggaggggagtgatgaaggagggaggtgtaagggcaaggtgggggggagttgcggcgacgcaatactcaactgcatattttgctttccatttgagacttggtttgagaaaatcggttcagtcatcaccgatgaagcgatgtgactttaattgtggaatataccCGGAATTccagacttccggaatcgtcgatagtggacaatatattcaaagaatgtttgattggcaatcagtgatctagatctgcgattagaagtaatttggtgaccatttcaatagtttttagcctatgaggtattacgattgtaccgatttttatgggaaattccagtgtatccttactaacacccctgtaactccggaagcaagagtcagaaccgaatgaaattcagcagcagtcaatggcattactgtatctttcatttgaaatcaagtttataaaaatcggtagagaattcgttgtggaatgggtgtgatattagcttaggaacttggcgggttccccgggggcgtcatgaaccgtcataggtggccaatgtggtcaaagctgctttgattgatcattagtgctccagacccgcaaactagagtaatgttacatcaattttaatatgttttacaccaTTTAatcatcatggtggtaccagtttatatgggaatttgctgtgtgaccgcactcttcaacccgtaactccggaaccggaagtcggatcaactaaaaattcaatagcagcttatgggagcgttatacctttcagatgaaactaagtttgcgaaaatcggttcagccatctctgagaaaattgtgtgagtttaaatgacacacgcatacacacacatacatacacacacagacatttgccgatctcgacgaactgaatcgaatggtgtatgacactcggccctctgggcctcggttaagaagtcgatttttacagtgattgcatagcctttctttatatgagaaaggcaaaaggctATGCCGTGAACATAAATTGCAGAAGGGCGCAGTAAATGAGCTAAACTGACTCAGGAATAGGCTGTGGTTGACAAATCACATATATTTTGCGCGTACCCAACATCTCGTCTCGGTCCAGCTCTTTGGACCCCGTTGTTTGGTTACTTCACCCCAAAAAGAGAATATAGGGTAAGCGGTTTCGCTTGTCTCGTGTACTAGTCGTTGACATATTTGTGAAAGTTATAATTTATTGCTGTTTAACCGTGATAATCAGGTCCGGTCCAGCTGATGTTGGGTACGAAATACTTGCTAGACAGCGCCCCCTGAACTGCTCTGTCTTGCTAAGTAGGgttgggtaaatgggcgagcttgtcAGGGCTCAGCAAATATGCGCATAGAAACCAAATGAAAGGGCGCCTGCAtgttttcttcaaatttcatgaaaatatccaaATATTCAATGTGCAACAGccagtagacatgatcatagtagatattatttatcatttatataatgtCATAAATATacataacattaaaaaaatacagCGAAGGCGGTACAATACCGGTACTGCCGGTGCGTGCCTGGCAGAAATTCGGCAGGAAATCCCGTTAATAACAGCATGGCGAAAAGTTTTGCCATAAACGGTTGTTGCTTTTGAGCCGACAGACTGGCCGAGTTCTGGttctgagtcaggttctaaccccaaccgctgtcagttcatgcATTCCcgctaagaacggttggtttcaaaatcgtcaaaCGAAGGACCAATGTTGGACGCCGTCCAAgagacgtccatcgttggacccgtgttgaacgattttgaaacattttttttgggcATCTCAGTGGGTTTTGACTGCAGTTGGGAttagaaactaactcagtttcgcttcaaacaaaAACGTCATTACTatcattgaaatgaaatatttatttatttatttgaaggtaCGGGTTGANNNNNNNNNNNNNNNNNNNNNNNNNNNNNNNNNNNNNNNNNNNNNNNNNNNNNNNNNNNNNNNNNNNNNNNNNNNNNNNNNNNNNNNNNNNNNNNNNNNNNNNNNNNNNNNNNNNNNNNNNNNNNNNNNNNNNNNNNNNNNNNNNNNNNNNNNNNNNNNNNNNNNNNNNNNNNNNNNNNNNNNNNNNNNNNNNNNNNNNNNNNNNNNNNNNNNNNNNNNNNNNNNNNNNNNNNNNNNNNNNNNNNNNNNNNNNNNNNNNNNNNNNNNNNNNNNNNNNNNNNNNNNNNNNNNNNNNNNNNNNNNNNNNNNNNNNNNNNNNNNNNNNNNNNNNNNNNNNNNNNNNNNNNNNNNNNNNNNNNNNNNNNNNNNNNNNNNNNNNNNNNNNNNNNNNNNNNNNNNNNNNNNNNNNNNNNNNNNNNNNNNNNNNNNNNNNNNNNNNNNNNNNNNNNNNNNNNNNNNNNNNNNNNNNNNNNNNNNNNNNNNNNNNNNNNNNNNNNNNNaatgtaaaataaaataactgtctgaattattatgagctcatttttggaaagatgcttcaaaatatggattagagacaatttttcgaatgggaatctaaatttgaataggttgattgcatataaaacataagcttgtttaccgaaaacttaaatacatttcaacatttgctgaaaatg is part of the Topomyia yanbarensis strain Yona2022 chromosome 1, ASM3024719v1, whole genome shotgun sequence genome and encodes:
- the LOC131677103 gene encoding zinc finger protein 267-like — encoded protein: MPKSCAIPGCHSKHDSTGKTLLVGVTCTPILAQWWRDAPWNVFGSSSSLQDTHICVTHFREDQLKRNGEALLVKANSVPSINLPTNKIELGLPESKQGPLPADGCDPLQVHCRFCGVKQKYPIQNHLGDLMESEELLQLCLGSGRFLEGLPTGVCNKCLHIVKSTTNFIKDCKLAQHKLQKMFSESSQQTVGLFIKGENEIEIDHCFEMSDSVSSNELDDSHIDNETTPFLEVEDEIQNNLVNYDLPDPLVLDRRVLSEPCPTEGLYKCSTCQRSFNRKRALDAHKESIHEGRVFSCKICGKTMGWRKTLQRHMKSHEENYYKHKCIICLKLFSRPSHLRLHMTTHSGEKVRCPLCSSGFRCNYNLGEHLKKIHKMDSISSKIMVQQVKSQSCGSTSQVV